Within the Miscanthus floridulus cultivar M001 chromosome 2, ASM1932011v1, whole genome shotgun sequence genome, the region ggcggcgcGGGCAGCactcttcagcgcctcgtgctccctgatctcagtctcgagcaccgtctgcaccgcgctggaagcctcggctgcccgggtaacctccgcctccgactctgcaccatagaaaatggaatgaggttgagcgaggggaaaaaacaacctaaatagGGGCAGAAgcctacggaactcacccttggccttaagctcccagtgtcgggcctcgacccgaaaggcctcggctttctccttcagaCGCTGAGCCTCGACTctagaagcctcggctgccctagaagcttcactccccagctctgcgtcacaccaggaagttagggagcgaacataaggaaaagaaaataaaatgaggggactaggactcaccctcggcctttcccctccaaaccacagtcTCGATTCATGAGGCCTCAGCCGctataagggcctcatccaaagcgcctTTTGATAGCTGGTGCACACTCTATTCCgctcctagctgcccagcaagagccttgcccgaggccgtggcTTCTTCGGCCCAAGACCTGAAGGCATCTCGATCATTGGCCACGCGGGTGagttcctcctccaactccttgacccacgccactagaggggcgagctgctcctgagctgtggccgcctcgaccttcgcgtcggcacaacgaaggcggaggtcctccacctctgcgctacgcgccgataggagctcgttggcgcctacaagaaggcccttctgccgctggagctggtcccagatgtccctctcccatcagagaaagaccgacttcccaagagaccgggtctcgagctcctagggaaaCAGAACATGGGTCAATCCTTGCAAAGAAAACTCAAAAAAAGATCACCACATAAGAGAAGAAAGCACGAActtgggcgactccgggcagatcgttggccaccacggacagaGCCGTCCGTAATGACCGCTCCaccagctggcggtactgctcaAACGTGTCCCAGCGGccgccctcggctgcgtcctcgagggcaaacagaggctccgccccagggtcgtcccggctctgccataggacacgcgggtgatcccacccacggggcttAGGACGTACTCgtgcgagggccgagcttccctcgcccggggtTGGAACCGGCTGCTCCACGACACCGGCCACCTCGGCGCCGGCCATCTCCTAcgcccaggaagtatcgtcggaggagatcggaaggacctccacctcccgggcgctttCCCGCAACAatggcgggccttgaaccaagggtgccaccgaggcctccgccgccttcacctccacttcctgggccggcAGCCTCGCCACGATCacgtcggcctcggtggtcccgagggctctggcctccgccatcgtggcctcggtggtctcgggggctccggcctccgccgtcatggcctcggtggtctcgagggctccggcctccgccgtcgtggcctcggtggtcgcgggggctccggcctccgccatcgtcgcCTCGGTGGTTGCGAGGGCTCCGGTTCCCGCCGcagcggcctcgatggtcctgggCACCGCGGCCTCCGTCGTCTCGGCCTGTGAAACCCCGAGGACCTTAATCCCGGTGGTCTCGACGGCCAAGGGAACCTCGGCCGCATCAGACCCACAGGCCTCACCATCGCGGGGCGGGGGCACTCCCTCCCCCGCCTGTGTTagggccgcctcggcagcccctccttgggtggccggctcctttgggtcgaccctcgccgatgccgcgccacgttgcagggcggcttgtgcctccgccacccagtgggtggtggagtcggggttaaccttgagcgcttttaggggcgccaaggtaggtaCCTCCGCATGTCGCTTTCGACTAACGACAAAATGTTTACagggtcagcacaagacaaaagaaTGAACAGAAAGCACTgtgaccccaccaaaaatacacctacctcaagcggggcggcaaccgcttcgccacggcgacCCTTGTTCGCaagggcggtggcggtggcagaggTAGGGCCTCCATGTTTATCGGCGCGCGATTGGTCCTCAACGGACCTcagcgccccctcggtcctctgcgggggcagttgtGTTGCCTTTGCCGCCACttgctccaccgccgccaccaagcccaccgggctgacggcgcgtttgcccaacgcccgcgccacgggcgtgtcggcctcggccccggagcgggcaattgCTGACCCCGGGTcagctccttctcctcctcccaggagtgccgggctgcttgccaacgccccgggcaccacctcccctacgtcagggagatggtccaggggaccccgccccatctcgtcCTCGTCATCCCCGTCCAAGGCATCCGTCGATATCGACGGcaacggggactcctccaacgggaggccatctttcctttgttgacggcggcaCTTGTCTagttcctcgcgcgcgaggatcttcttcgtgcgcttcg harbors:
- the LOC136536366 gene encoding uncharacterized protein, which translates into the protein MRKAVRVGGCTLQGMRDVRASPPPVPEDARRRAINRAHAETQKKRKDAKAAKRTKKILAREELDKCRRQQRKDGLPLEESPLPSISTDALDGDDEDEMGRGPLDHLPDVGEVVPGALASSPALLGGGEGADPGSAIARSGAEADTPVARALGKRAVSPVGLVAAVEQVAAKATQLPPQRTEGALRSVEDQSRADKHGGPTSATATALANKGRRGEAVAAPLESKATCGELGSEASRAAEASRVEAQRLKEKAEAFRVEARHWELKAKESEAEVTRAAEASSAVQTVLETEIREHEALKSAARAACEALVVEGVQSDWGTIVPFVVVDAVVHVVGLPPGSSTVSVALLLLLESVSELLQKESILLDLGLKLTELLQVRASKLSEGKVLVPCCRWDDM